From Aliarcobacter butzleri, the proteins below share one genomic window:
- a CDS encoding helix-turn-helix transcriptional regulator — protein MQSNLDIQREKIYEYLQKKYKRAVISKSEMANELGVSNSTIDLYIAKGSGLPNYKKLGNAKNAKVVFAIVDVSDFLAQTIKTF, from the coding sequence ATGCAAAGTAACCTTGATATTCAAAGAGAAAAGATTTATGAATATCTTCAAAAGAAATACAAAAGAGCAGTAATTAGCAAAAGTGAAATGGCTAATGAATTAGGTGTAAGTAACTCAACAATTGATTTATATATTGCAAAAGGAAGTGGATTACCCAATTATAAAAAATTGGGTAATGCAAAAAATGCCAAAGTTGTATTTGCAATTGTTGATGTTTCTGATTTTCTTGCACAAACGATTAAAACTTTTTGA
- a CDS encoding DUF4373 domain-containing protein, whose protein sequence is MKDLREKDTYWFRHDSNAKDDFKCMILIEQLGCEGYGIFWILVETLREQKDYRYPFYLLSALARKYNTTQAKVETVVKEYGLFEIDIDSFFFSHSFNRRMENLEKVKEQRRIAGLKSGESRKIKAIEHKLNKCSTQVERVDKSKKEEIIKEIKKLKDFLADKSANAILQIAKDEDYKDLFSKEINSFILNNGGLTNVKSYIEDENYQDWIISEVLKYEEK, encoded by the coding sequence ATGAAAGATTTAAGAGAAAAAGATACCTACTGGTTTAGACATGATAGTAATGCAAAAGATGATTTCAAATGTATGATTTTGATTGAACAGCTAGGATGTGAGGGCTATGGTATTTTTTGGATTCTTGTGGAAACATTAAGAGAGCAAAAAGATTATAGATACCCTTTTTATCTACTTAGTGCATTAGCAAGAAAATATAACACTACTCAAGCAAAAGTTGAAACAGTTGTGAAAGAATATGGACTCTTTGAAATTGATATTGATAGTTTTTTCTTTTCTCACTCTTTCAATAGAAGAATGGAAAATCTTGAAAAAGTAAAAGAACAACGAAGAATTGCAGGACTAAAAAGTGGAGAAAGTAGAAAAATAAAAGCTATTGAACATAAGTTAAACAAATGTTCAACACAAGTTGAACGAGTAGATAAGAGTAAAAAAGAAGAGATTATAAAAGAGATAAAAAAGCTAAAAGATTTTCTAGCTGATAAATCTGCAAATGCTATTTTACAAATAGCAAAAGATGAAGATTACAAAGATTTATTTTCAAAAGAAATCAACTCATTTATATTAAATAATGGTGGTTTAACAAATGTTAAATCTTATATAGAAGATGAAAATTATCAAGACTGGATAATTTCAGAAGTATTAAAATATGAGGAAAAATAA
- a CDS encoding type IV secretory system conjugative DNA transfer family protein: MLFKKQEKETLLSQDQSALSSALGRGITSISSAKDELFHQPNIFNPLDYIKDDKYFLGLDHQTQQPLYNDESIHTQIVAPTRSGKGIFIAVKVVEALRKNKGVIIIDPKEDDFLAQVILEELQRQNRTQDLQIVNWSNDFCYTVFSELDTVEEATKKMTVMLNLIENDAELGASYYKKSERILLAKVMHLFFNSKTLLEVEFDLTLQNLSIFLKYIISDLISNYEFQKELEKNKPNFDKLASLSKRYFNPDLFATIEINYSNLSILESLQFSISEFENVSIYNKYHILDSLTKGKVLYIKSDMLDETALKFLKLVITDIIQFSKKYKKDTNCLAILDELSFYPTQILSAGLSTVAGFGVNFILAYQSEAQMKDENLRVSIKDNCQTKIYYKSSDDKTLKYIELLSGLELVTQKSKKSNETTIRQQQEAHMNITRLRALPRAKVAVLIEENLNEIKIFQTSPIPVKNKFNWDNLNSKDVAIKKLFLLKAFKVELKQEISLDTQNQDEKELVL, encoded by the coding sequence ATGCTATTTAAAAAACAAGAAAAAGAGACTCTATTATCTCAAGACCAAAGTGCACTATCTAGTGCATTAGGTCGTGGAATAACATCAATATCATCTGCAAAAGATGAATTATTTCATCAACCAAATATTTTTAATCCACTTGACTATATAAAAGATGATAAATACTTTTTAGGATTAGACCACCAAACTCAACAACCACTTTATAATGATGAATCAATTCACACTCAAATTGTTGCACCAACTAGGTCTGGAAAAGGTATTTTTATAGCTGTAAAAGTTGTTGAGGCTCTACGAAAAAATAAAGGTGTAATTATTATTGACCCCAAAGAGGATGATTTTTTAGCTCAAGTGATTTTAGAAGAATTACAAAGACAAAATAGAACTCAAGATTTGCAAATAGTAAACTGGTCTAATGACTTTTGCTATACAGTTTTTTCTGAACTTGACACAGTAGAAGAAGCTACAAAAAAAATGACTGTAATGTTAAATCTAATTGAAAATGATGCCGAATTGGGAGCTAGTTATTATAAAAAGAGTGAAAGAATATTACTAGCAAAAGTAATGCATCTTTTTTTTAACTCTAAAACTTTATTAGAAGTAGAATTTGATTTAACTTTGCAAAATTTATCTATATTTTTGAAATATATAATCTCTGATTTAATATCAAACTATGAGTTTCAAAAGGAGTTAGAAAAAAATAAACCAAACTTTGATAAGTTAGCTTCACTATCAAAAAGATATTTTAATCCTGATTTATTTGCAACTATTGAAATAAATTATTCTAATTTATCAATACTAGAATCGTTACAGTTTTCAATCTCTGAGTTTGAAAATGTAAGCATATATAATAAATATCATATTTTAGATTCTCTTACAAAAGGAAAAGTTTTATATATAAAATCTGATATGTTGGATGAAACAGCATTAAAATTTTTAAAGCTTGTTATAACTGATATTATTCAATTTTCTAAAAAATATAAAAAAGATACGAACTGTTTAGCAATCTTAGATGAACTTAGTTTTTATCCAACACAGATTTTAAGTGCAGGACTTTCAACCGTTGCAGGATTTGGAGTTAATTTTATATTAGCATATCAAAGTGAAGCACAAATGAAAGATGAGAATTTAAGAGTCTCTATAAAAGATAATTGTCAAACAAAGATTTATTATAAATCTAGTGATGATAAAACTCTAAAATATATTGAGCTTTTATCAGGATTAGAGCTTGTAACTCAAAAGAGCAAAAAAAGCAACGAAACTACAATTAGACAACAGCAAGAAGCTCACATGAATATCACAAGGCTTAGAGCATTACCAAGAGCAAAAGTTGCAGTTTTAATTGAAGAAAATTTAAATGAGATAAAAATATTTCAAACTTCACCAATTCCAGTAAAAAATAAATTTAATTGGGATAACCTAAACAGTAAAGATGTAGCTATTAAAAAACTTTTCCTCTTAAAAGCATTTAAAGTTGAATTAAAACAAGAAATTTCACTTGATACACAAAATCAAGATGAAAAAGAACTTGTTCTTTAA
- a CDS encoding ATP-binding protein → MIVTTKQIVKKLPTNLKLLSVLNEAITNSIQANATEIEIYFYTLPIDLFGDTRKVKNISIIDNGDGFTDKNIDSFNHYMSEYKQALGCKGIGRFTYLTICEKVEFESYNNNKNIKFNFNLDTELIKPTVIENEEFIKQTKLKYINIENREVSSDLSVEAKEIINHFLSIFKFMVDENKNVLIKLYIDDVLKESIEAKEHGSNFIDEEFTIKVRDIEETFKVSYKQKGSSIKGFYCADKRSVKQDGLDVNFRTSKDKGLLFFVTSTFFDRTVNDERTDFNIKDNDKNLFSLDWDTLNRKLFSKINSICKTLGIDIEEINNKNKKESLNSAPYLAPYIQKSQNMATSAEIIKEAKELFNADKEYIRNLRNKRNPDYEERLYTSNQAELAEYIFDREKIILDIKRDLEDVSNKTNETIIHNKIMKTKTSNENYASYKDNNLWLFDERFMIYNYAYSDKTINEILDLKDTDKKVRPDICIFTKSKNDTKEIILIELKGSDATGEKNAGGLNELNKYTRKIKNYFEKNGEEVLIWSYLITALNPETKQEIEDFPSMKKTYTTKGQMYYLYNENLNAITHILTLETMIEDAMSRNQLFLDILRGNYKEEA, encoded by the coding sequence ATGATAGTAACAACCAAACAAATAGTTAAAAAACTACCCACAAACTTAAAATTATTAAGTGTTCTTAATGAAGCAATAACAAATAGTATTCAAGCAAATGCAACAGAAATTGAAATTTATTTTTACACTTTACCTATTGACTTATTTGGAGATACAAGAAAAGTTAAAAATATATCAATAATTGATAATGGAGATGGATTCACAGATAAAAATATAGATTCATTTAACCATTATATGAGTGAATATAAACAAGCTTTAGGATGCAAAGGTATAGGAAGATTTACATATTTAACTATTTGTGAAAAAGTAGAATTTGAAAGCTATAACAACAATAAAAATATCAAATTCAATTTTAATTTAGATACAGAATTAATAAAACCAACAGTAATCGAAAATGAAGAATTTATTAAACAAACAAAATTAAAATATATAAATATTGAAAATAGAGAAGTATCATCAGATTTAAGTGTTGAAGCAAAAGAGATAATTAATCATTTTTTATCAATATTTAAATTTATGGTTGATGAAAATAAAAATGTTTTGATTAAATTGTATATTGATGATGTTTTAAAAGAAAGTATTGAAGCAAAAGAACATGGTTCGAATTTCATTGATGAAGAATTTACAATAAAAGTAAGAGATATAGAAGAAACTTTTAAAGTATCTTATAAACAAAAAGGTTCTTCAATAAAAGGTTTTTATTGTGCTGATAAAAGAAGTGTAAAACAAGATGGACTGGATGTAAATTTTAGAACATCAAAAGATAAAGGGTTGCTATTTTTTGTTACTTCAACTTTTTTTGATAGAACAGTAAATGATGAAAGAACAGATTTTAATATAAAAGATAATGATAAAAACTTATTTTCATTGGATTGGGATACTCTTAATAGAAAATTATTTTCAAAAATTAATAGCATTTGTAAAACATTAGGTATTGATATTGAAGAGATAAATAATAAGAATAAAAAAGAGAGTTTAAATTCAGCTCCATATTTAGCTCCATATATTCAAAAAAGTCAAAATATGGCAACTAGTGCAGAGATAATCAAAGAAGCAAAAGAGCTATTTAATGCAGATAAAGAGTATATAAGAAATCTAAGAAATAAAAGAAATCCTGATTATGAAGAAAGATTATATACAAGTAATCAGGCAGAATTAGCAGAATATATTTTTGATAGAGAAAAGATCATACTTGATATAAAAAGAGATTTAGAGGATGTTAGTAATAAAACAAATGAAACTATCATTCATAATAAAATTATGAAAACAAAAACATCCAATGAAAATTATGCTTCATATAAAGATAATAACCTTTGGTTATTTGATGAAAGATTTATGATATACAACTATGCTTATAGTGATAAAACAATTAATGAAATCTTAGATTTAAAAGATACTGACAAAAAGGTAAGACCAGATATTTGTATTTTTACAAAAAGTAAAAATGATACAAAAGAGATAATTTTAATAGAGTTAAAAGGTAGTGATGCAACAGGTGAAAAAAATGCTGGTGGACTCAATGAACTTAATAAATATACAAGAAAGATAAAAAACTATTTTGAAAAAAATGGAGAAGAAGTTTTAATTTGGTCATACTTAATAACAGCTTTAAATCCAGAAACAAAACAAGAAATAGAAGATTTCCCAAGTATGAAAAAAACATATACTACAAAAGGTCAAATGTATTATTTATATAATGAAAATTTAAATGCAATAACTCATATTTTGACTTTAGAAACAATGATTGAAGATGCGATGAGTAGAAATCAATTATTTTTGGATATTTTAAGAGGAAATTACAAAGAGGAAGCTTGA
- a CDS encoding ATP-dependent nuclease: MKLKRLWVNGFKNLKDFEINFESNEGITLLIGNNGSGKSNILEAISAIFVSLIEKKKVDFEYEIEYILDVNEVDKNFYIELKIITLQNGNSEYTYSFKIDDLAKQKNQFLGNYNYLPSHIITSYSGEETRLWDLYYEKFYKDYIKKAITPTDRANHLKMIYVNKYHWKIAFLLLAVYDRGDNSFIKNILKIDSVESIGFKFNIAKFPSFRNQAGELLRLARSLTPNNLPNVNYTNLDDIKTIFQNFGHERDLFLLLVGAFLPARDTNKLILDIDIKFKKLNVLLDVNCLSEGEKKLILVKMILEYLSFEKALVLLDEPDSHIHIQNKKVFKELVSSYENRFSILTTHSPTLTHSFDDKHISMLNNGKIEDKQKQEIFSHITDGIWNYQEQSVFLSSTKNIILLVEGKHDKIHIEEAFKRLKSNYQTLNFEIFSTDGATNLKQLVVGFATSDYDFEHKKVIAIFDDDQEGKKGLSRENFEPIAQNNLINKLKSNNKFYGFLLPKQSGFTSECTIENMYTSDKYQMALNQVLERRMQTPTFFNNKSIDNISKAIKDDAKNQLANNCKEFVPEDFEHFKELFNLIKEIEDLPL, encoded by the coding sequence ATGAAGCTTAAAAGACTATGGGTCAACGGATTTAAAAATCTTAAAGATTTTGAAATAAATTTTGAATCAAATGAGGGAATAACTCTTTTAATTGGGAATAACGGTAGTGGTAAAAGTAACATATTAGAGGCAATAAGTGCAATATTTGTTAGTTTAATTGAAAAGAAAAAGGTAGACTTTGAATACGAAATAGAATATATTTTGGATGTTAATGAAGTTGATAAAAATTTTTATATTGAGCTTAAAATAATTACTTTACAAAATGGCAATAGTGAGTATACATATAGTTTTAAGATTGACGATTTAGCAAAACAGAAAAATCAATTTTTAGGAAATTATAATTATTTACCTTCTCATATAATAACTTCTTATAGTGGTGAAGAGACTAGATTATGGGATTTGTATTATGAAAAATTTTATAAAGATTATATAAAAAAAGCTATTACACCAACAGACAGAGCAAATCACTTAAAAATGATTTATGTTAATAAATATCATTGGAAAATAGCCTTTTTATTACTTGCAGTTTATGATAGAGGAGATAATAGTTTCATTAAAAATATATTAAAAATTGATTCCGTTGAAAGTATTGGTTTTAAGTTTAATATTGCAAAATTCCCAAGTTTTAGAAATCAAGCTGGAGAACTCTTAAGATTAGCAAGAAGTTTAACTCCTAATAATTTACCAAATGTTAATTATACAAATTTAGATGACATAAAAACAATTTTTCAAAATTTTGGACATGAAAGAGATTTATTTTTATTGCTTGTAGGAGCCTTTTTACCAGCTAGAGATACTAATAAATTAATCCTTGATATCGATATAAAATTCAAAAAATTAAATGTATTACTTGATGTGAATTGTCTCAGTGAGGGTGAAAAAAAACTTATCTTAGTAAAAATGATTTTAGAATATTTGAGTTTTGAAAAAGCACTTGTATTATTAGATGAACCAGATTCGCATATACATATACAAAATAAAAAAGTTTTTAAAGAACTTGTATCTTCTTATGAAAACAGATTTAGTATTTTAACAACACATTCTCCAACACTTACACATTCATTTGATGATAAACATATTAGTATGTTAAATAATGGAAAAATTGAGGATAAACAAAAACAAGAAATATTTTCACATATTACTGATGGGATTTGGAATTATCAAGAACAATCAGTTTTTTTGTCTTCGACTAAGAATATTATTTTACTTGTTGAAGGGAAACATGACAAAATTCATATTGAAGAAGCCTTTAAAAGATTAAAAAGTAATTATCAAACTCTGAATTTTGAGATTTTTTCTACAGATGGAGCAACTAATCTTAAACAACTTGTTGTGGGTTTTGCTACAAGCGATTATGATTTTGAACATAAAAAAGTTATTGCAATATTTGATGATGATCAAGAAGGTAAGAAAGGCTTGTCTCGCGAAAATTTTGAACCAATTGCACAAAATAATTTAATTAATAAATTGAAGTCAAATAATAAATTTTATGGATTTTTATTACCTAAACAAAGTGGTTTTACTTCTGAATGTACTATTGAAAATATGTATACATCAGATAAATATCAAATGGCATTAAATCAAGTACTTGAACGAAGAATGCAGACACCGACTTTTTTTAATAATAAATCCATTGATAATATTTCAAAAGCTATAAAAGATGATGCAAAAAATCAATTAGCTAATAATTGTAAAGAATTTGTTCCTGAAGATTTTGAGCATTTTAAAGAATTATTTAATTTGATAAAAGAGATTGAAGATTTACCATTATGA
- a CDS encoding restriction endonuclease subunit S, giving the protein MIALLDFVKFNELSNWSVAHLLQNHFNYNKDFELVKIGTFLKRNKTQIIVDDNTTYKRVTIKLYNNGVFLRDTEIGKNIGTKKQFSIKEGQFLLSKIDARNGAFGIATNEVDGAIITADFLAFDIDTSKINPDFLVLITTTKKFMQFAQSASSGTTGRQRIDESKFLNTKIPLPKLDIQKQIVENYQNKINLASEQGQKAENLEKNIEEYLYTELGIIKLEILTKDESSVLKFVTFKDMINCWGYENNNQIKIESTKYKVLKLINICNIGSGGTPSRNYPNYYINGTIPWIKTGEVRDALILNTEESITEEALQNSNAKIYPKDSLIVAMYGATAGRTAKLGIEASTNQACAILHNFDLNKININFIWFYLMTQLENFKLLTSGSAQPNLNADKIKNYQIPIPPIEMQNKIANNIEILKNEIKILNEQSEKNKKLALEEFEREVFNEA; this is encoded by the coding sequence ATGATTGCATTACTTGATTTTGTAAAGTTTAATGAACTCTCAAATTGGAGTGTTGCTCATCTACTTCAAAATCATTTTAACTATAACAAAGATTTTGAACTTGTAAAAATTGGTACATTTTTAAAAAGAAATAAAACTCAAATTATTGTTGATGATAACACAACTTATAAAAGAGTAACTATCAAACTTTATAACAATGGAGTTTTTTTAAGAGACACAGAAATAGGCAAAAACATAGGTACGAAAAAACAGTTTTCTATAAAGGAAGGACAATTTTTACTTTCAAAAATTGATGCACGAAATGGAGCTTTTGGAATAGCTACAAATGAAGTAGACGGAGCTATTATAACTGCAGATTTTTTAGCTTTTGATATAGATACATCAAAAATAAATCCAGATTTTTTAGTACTTATAACAACAACTAAAAAGTTTATGCAATTTGCTCAAAGTGCAAGTAGTGGAACAACAGGAAGGCAAAGAATTGATGAATCGAAATTCTTAAATACAAAAATTCCTTTACCAAAACTTGATATTCAAAAACAAATTGTTGAAAATTATCAAAATAAAATAAATCTTGCAAGTGAACAAGGACAAAAAGCAGAAAATTTAGAAAAAAATATTGAAGAGTACTTATATACTGAGTTGGGAATTATTAAATTAGAAATTTTAACTAAAGATGAATCTTCTGTTTTAAAATTTGTAACTTTTAAAGATATGATAAATTGTTGGGGATATGAGAATAATAATCAAATCAAAATAGAAAGTACTAAGTATAAAGTTCTAAAGTTAATCAATATTTGTAATATAGGTAGTGGAGGAACTCCTAGCAGAAATTATCCTAATTATTATATTAATGGAACTATTCCATGGATAAAAACAGGAGAGGTAAGAGATGCGTTAATATTAAATACAGAAGAATCAATTACAGAAGAAGCTTTACAAAATAGTAATGCTAAAATATATCCTAAAGATAGTTTAATTGTTGCTATGTATGGTGCAACAGCAGGAAGAACTGCAAAATTAGGAATTGAAGCATCAACTAATCAAGCATGTGCAATTCTTCACAATTTTGATTTGAATAAAATAAATATTAACTTTATTTGGTTTTATTTAATGACACAATTAGAAAATTTTAAATTACTCACTTCTGGTAGTGCACAGCCAAATTTAAATGCTGATAAAATAAAGAATTATCAGATTCCTATTCCTCCTATAGAAATGCAAAATAAAATTGCTAATAATATTGAAATACTAAAAAACGAAATTAAAATATTAAATGAACAATCAGAAAAAAATAAAAAATTAGCTTTAGAAGAATTTGAAAGAGAGGTATTTAATGAAGCTTAA